The Actinomadura graeca nucleotide sequence TCCCTCGACGGGCATGAGGCGGTCGTGCTGGACCAGGCCGTCGCCACCCGCCACGTCGTCCAGGTCAGCCACCGCATCGGGGCGCGGCACCCGCTCACCGTCGGCGCGAGCGGCCGGGCGATCCTCGCCTTCCTCCCCGCCGACGCCGTGGCGAGGATCCTCAAGGCCGAGGAGGAACCGGCGCCGGTCGAGAAGAGCCTGGCCACGGTGCGCAGGCGCGGCTACGCGCAGTCCCATGACGAGCTCCAGCTCGGCGTCCACGGGATCGCGGTGCCGCTGCGGGCGGCGGACGGCACCGCGTTCGCGAGCCTCGCGATCTTGGTCCCGACCAGCCGCACGCATGACCTCGAACGGCGCGTGCCGCTCCTCACCTCCGCCGCCCATGACGTGGAGAGCGGCTATCTGACCGCGATATGAGCGACGTGGCCGCGCACGCCCGCCCGCGTCCCGCTCACGTCGTCTCCTCCGCGATCGTCTTCGCGAGCTTGGCGGCGACGTCACGGCACCGTGCCGCGATGGCGTCCAGGGCTCCGGCGGTGAGCCCGGCGGGGAGCCGGGACACGGCGAGCGCGAAGTTGGGCACGCCGTCCGGGCCGAAGATCGGGACCTGGATCGAGCTCACCGCGACCGGCCAGTCCGCCGCGCCCCCGAGGACGGCGTAGTCACCGGCGGCGTCGGACCACAGCCGCCGCAGCTCGCCCTGCCCCTTCGAGGGGTTCGACACGATCTCGTCGAAGCGCTCGGCCATGGCGGGGCCGAGGCTGACCGCGTAGCCGCGCTCGCGCGCCTCGGCCAGCATGGTCGAGACGAGGTCGTCGTCGAGGAGCTCGACGTCCCGCCCGGCGCGTCTCCACATCGCGCGCCGCAGATCGTCGCCCCAGGCCGCGAAGACCACGCCGAGCGGCGCCGCGAAGGGGAAGGTGGTGCCGACGCCGAGCACCTGCGGCTCGTAGGCCCGCAGGTTCGAGGCGTGCAGGACGACGATGCGGTCCTGCGCCAGTGAGCACAGCGTGACCAGGGCGGGGATCGACTCGGCCAGCCGCTGGACCTCGCCGCGCATCTGGTCGGCGACCCGCAGGTGCGAGCCCAGCCGGTCGGCGTCGAAGTCGACGCGGGGCATGGTGAAGGTCCCGTAGCCGCCCTTGAGGAAGAGCATCGGCATCCCGGCCGAGCCGTCCCCGACCCCGAGGTCCTCGACCGCGGCGAGGACGATGTCGTGGTCGCCCGCCTCGATCGTCCGCGTCCGGCGGCAGGAGAACCAGGCCACCGCGTCCTCGAGCGCGGGGATCCCGTGCTCGTCGGTGACCCAGCGGCCGACGTCGAACCGGCGCTCCGGGGCGGCCGACGCGAACGATCGGCACAGCTCCTCGTGGCCGGCGCCGAGCACGCTGACCCGGAACCGGTCACAGCCGGCGACGGCCGTGTAGGAACGGGAGCTCCGCATCGGCATGAACGCCACCAGCGGCGGGTCCATGGACACCGAGGAGAAGGTGCCGACGACCAGCCCCTGGGGACGGCCCGAGTCGTCGAGGGCGGAGACGATGCACACGCCCGTGGGGTACTCCCCCATGACGGTGCGCCACCATTTCGCCCGCTTCTCGGCGGTGGCCGTGGGGAAGTCGGTGGCCGTCACCCCCGTCGCGACGGCCCCCGCGTCATGGTCCGGCATCGCGGCACCTCCTCGTCCAGAACGTCTTCATCGCCGGTCACGGCCCTCGCCCGGGTCAGCGGCCCGGGGAGGCCGCGTGCTCCGCGATCAGCGCGGCGATCGCCGCCGGCTGCTGGACGATGGACACATGCGACGCGGGCTCCCCGCCGGCACCGTCGAGGACGACGAGCCCGGCACCCGGCACCAGTTCGGCGTAGCGCGCCGACAGCTCACGGGGGATGAAGTTGTCGTCGGCGAAGTGGATCACCCGGGTCGGGGCCTGCACCCGGGCCAGGCGGTGCTCCAGACGCACGTCGTAGCGCGGGTTCCAGGTCAGGCGCGCGAACGGGATGCTCTCGCCGTACTCGTGGATGTAGTCCTCGACCCCGCCCTCCTGGACGAGGAAGTCGAGGTACTTCTCCGCCACGCCGCTGAACACGTGATGGTCGGCCTGCTCGGGCGACCAGCGGAACGGGTCGGCCGGCGTACTGTGCGGCGCCCGCAACCCCATCGGGGCCATCAGCGTGAGCGTCGCGAAGCGCGTCGGATACGTGACGGCCAGGTCGGCCGCGAGCCAGCCCCCCATCGAGTGCCCGACCAGGTGGATCTCCCCGTCGAGCCCGAGGTCGCGGACGAGCGCGTCGTAGTGCAGCACCAGGTCGTCGAAGGTCCGGATGTGGGACGGAAGGGCCGTGTCACCGAATCCGGGATGCTCGGGCACGACGACGTCGAAGCTCCGGGCCAGTTCCTCGTAGAGCGGGAGCCACTGCCGCGTGAGACCGGCGCCGTGCAGGTAGAGCAGGACAGGCCCGGAACCCTTGCGGCGGTAGCCCACCCGCACGCCGTCGACGTCGACCCACTCCGGCTCGGTCCAGTTCGCCCAGGTTCGGACGGCTTCACTCGTCGTCGTCATGCCAGCCTCGTTTCGGTCGATGGGCAGCGGGCGCTCTCGCTCGCGATGCGCCTCGGGCGAGGGCGAGCGGACGCAGCGACCATACATTACAGTTGTGATGTTCTGGCAAGCGCCTGAGCCGAAATTCATCGGAACAAGGGTGTCTGACCTGGGCGAACAGGTGGCGAGCCCTAGCGCAGGGCGGCCAGCCAGCGGTCGAAGAGGCCGACCACGTCGCCTTCTTTGAGGCGCACCGGGTGGTACATGGCGTTCACGCACAGGCCGTCGGCGAGCGCGATGCCCTCGACGGCCACCATCTGCGGGTCCAGGTCACGGGAGATCACGCCGGCGCGCTGGCTCCGTCCCACGGCGGCCGCGATCGCGTCGATCACGATCCGCTGCCCCTTGCGGCCCACCTCGCGCAGGCCGGGGTCGCCCAGGGCGAGGCCCAGGAAGCTGAACCAGACCTCGGCCTCCGCGCGGACCTCGTCGCTCGACGGCAGCACCTGGTGGAACGCCGTCCGCGCCGCCTCCTCGTCCCCCGCCGTCTCGGCGACGGCCGCGAGACGGTCCAGCGTCTGCTGCTGGACGAGCTGGAAGGCGTATTCGAGCAGGGCGTTGCGCGAGGCGAAGTAGTACTGGACGGCGCCGCTGGTCCAGCCGGCCTCCTGCCCGACGCGGCGCACCGTCAGCGCGCTGACGCCCTGGGACCGGACCACCCGCCACACCGCGCGCCCGAGCTGCCTGCGGCGGTCGTCGTGATCACTCCTCCTGGCCATGGCCGAATCCTAGGCGCCGCGGGGGCGGCCGGAGCGCACGAGCCCGGCGAAGCGCGCCGCACCGTCACATTCCGTGCCCGGAACCTGTTGACGAACGGGCCATCGACTTCCACAATGTGTCGAACATCGCACATGAAAGTGCGATAAACGAACACGTCGGCGAAGGGGGCGTCAGTTCGGGCTGTCCACAGTCGCCAACCCCAGTGCGGAGATCTCCTCATGGACCCGAGTACGACCACCGAAAGCTCCCCTCAACCCACCACGTCTTCAGGTTTGCGCGCGAACCGCCTGGGTGTGCCCGCCATCATCTTCTTCGTCGTCGCCGCCGTCGGGCCGATGTCCGGCATGATGGGCGCGTCGGCACTCGTCTTCGACGCCGCCGGTCCCGGCGCGCCGATGGTGTTCGTGCTGATGACGATCGTCTACGTCCTCTTCGTCATCGGCTACTCGCGGATGAGCCACTACGTCGCCAACGCCGGCGGCTTCGTGGCCTACATCGCCCGCGCCTTCGGGGAGAAGGCCGGTTCCGCCACCGCGGCGACCTCGGTGCTGATGTACACCACCCTGCTGTGCTCGTTCTACGGGATCTTCGGCGTCCTGGCGCAGGGCGCGCTCGCCGACGTCTTCCACTGGAACGTCAAGTGGTACTGGTGCGTCTTCGTCACCCTCGCGCTGGTGAGCCTCCTGTCCTACAGGGGCGTCGACATCAGCCTGAAGTTCCTGACCGTCCTGCTGGTCCTGGAGATCATCGCGCTCGGCGCCGTGGCCGTGGCGATCGTGGTGAGCGGCGGCGGCGAATCGGGCAACTCGGTCGCCGGGTTCGCGCCGTCGCACTGGCTCGACGGGAATCTCGGGGTGGCGATGCTCTGGGCCGCGGGCGTGTACGTCGGCATCGAGGCGACCGTGGTCTTCAGCGAGGAGGCCCGGGACCGCCGGAAGACGATCCCCCGCGCCGCCTACGGCGCCGTCATCTCCGTCGGGGTCTTCTACGTCTTCGTGACGTGGGCGCTCTCCAACGCCTTCGGCCTCGGCAACATCGCGCACGTGGCGATGACCGATCCCAACGGCTTCATCTTCGAGCAGGCCGAGGACAAGATCGCCCACTTCTGGTCCGTCTGGCTCCAGATCCAGGTCATCACCAGCTTCTTCGCCGTGCTGCTCGGGCTCCACAACATCCTCGCCCGGTACTTCTTCTCGCTCGGACGGGCCGGCCTGATGCCCTCGGCCCTGGGCCGCACCCATGCCACGACGCAGAACCCGCACCGGGCGTCGGCCGCGATCAGCGTCATCCTCGGAACGGTCCTGATCCTGTTCACCGTCTGCGGCGCGGACCCGTACCTGGTCATCTACGAGTGGCTCATCGGGCTGGGCACGATCGCCCTCCTGGTCATCCTGGCGCTGACGAGCCTGTCCGTGCCGGTCTTCTTCCGGCGCGAGCAGCCGGGCGCGCACGGCCTGTTCGCCACGGTGATCTCGCCCATCGCCGCCGCGGCCTGCTTCGTGGTGATCACCTACATGGCGATCCGCCACTACGACAGCTTCGTCGGCTCCCAGGACAACGCCGCCTGGCTGCTCCTACTGATCCCGGTCGCCGCCGCGACCGGGCTCGGGATCTGCCTCGTACGCCCGCGCGGCGTCGACTTCGCCGCACGCCTGGACTGATCACCCCACGCCTGGACTGATCACCCCACGCCTGGACTGATCGCCGCACACCTGGACCGGTCCGCCGCACGGGCGGAGCGAGGTCCGTCCTCCGGCGGGCCCTGCCGCGCCAGGGCCCGCCGGCCCTCCACCGTCCGTCAGCACGCCAGGAAGACATTACGATCGTAATGTTACGCTGTCGGCACGACGGGCCCCACCATCGAGGAAGGCAGCCATGTCACTGGAGTTCCATCTCTTCAACTACGGGGCGTACCCCGACATCCCGCTCTACGACGAGGTGGAGAACACCTCGTACATCGACCTGCCGAACGAGCTGTTCGACCCGGTGCGGGGCAAGTGGTACCTCGACTCCTACCTCGACACGCTGGTGTTCGGCGAGAAGCTCGGCTTCGACGGCATCCACACCACCACCCAGATGGGCGGGCCGGTGGGGATGACTCCGAGCGCGAACCTCACCGCGGCGTACCTGGCGGCGAAGACGGAGCGGATCAAGATCGGCACGCTCGGGCCGATCCTGAACGTCTTCCAGAACCCGATGCGGGCCGCCGAGGAGATCGCCCTGCTCGACCAGCTCTCCGGCGGACGCCTGATCGTGGGCCTTCCCATGGGCCACGGGATGAACTACCACAGCGCGGCGACGATGAACCCCGCGTTCGCCCGCGAGCGCTACTGGGAGGGCCACGACCTCATGCGCAAGGCGTTCATGGACCCGGGGCCTTTCGAATGGCAGGGCGAGCATTTCCATGTGCCCTACGCGAACCTGTGGCCCAAGCCCCTTCAGCAGCCCTATCCGGAAGTGTGGATCCCCGCCGCCGGGTCGAAGCTCACACTGGAGAAGTGCGCCGAGTTCCATTACACCTATCAGGCGCTCTTCTCCCCGCGCCGGGTGCTCAAGCGCAACGTCGACACGTTCCGCCGGGCCTCCGAGAAGTTCGGGTACACCCCGGGCCCCGACCAGGTGGCGGCGGTGGTGTTCATCCACGTCGCGGAGACCGACGCCCAGGCCCGTCTCGAAGCCGAGCCCCACCTGCTGTTCCTGATGCAGAACATCAACCGGTCACGTCAGCCCGACGCGTTCCCGCCCGGCCACTTCAGCGTCGAGTCGTTGCGCGGATTCATGACCAAGGGCGGTTACCGCGACCGCGACATCGGCGACATGGCCTTCGAGGAGATGACGGAGGAGGGGTGGGCCATCGTCGGCTCCCCCCAGACGGTCGTGGACAAGCTCGGCCTGCTCGTCGACGAGCTCGGAGCCGGGAAGCTCATCCACGTCGCCGATTTCGGCGCCATGCCGAACTGGCTCATCCGCAAGAGCCTCACGCTGATGTCGGAGGAGGTCATCCCGCATTTCCGGGGCCCCGGCGGCAGGCCCGTGTGGGCCGAGGCCGATCCCCGGACGGCCCCCACGCACGCCGAGTACGGCGCGCTGCGCACCGAGACCAAGACCCCTCCGAAGGCCCGGATCCCCGACGTCGGCGTCGTCGACGTGCGCACCGCCCACGTCGAGGACCTGCGCAAGCCCTTGCGCGCCTAGCGGGACGGCCAGCGGTCGCCATGGCCACGCCGGAACGGCACGGGCCCCGCCGAGGTGGCGGGGCCCGCGCGCCGACCGTCCTCGGACGGCGCTCAGTAGACGATGTTGACCAGGCGTTCCTCGGTGTTGGCGTGCAGGCCCGCGAGGCCGAGTTCCCGGCCCAGTCCGCTGGTCTTCATCCCGCCCCACGGGACCCGGGGGTCGGGGGCACCCCAGGAGTTCACCCACACGGCGCCCGCCCGGAGCGCGCGGGAGGCGGTCATCGCCTCGCCGATGTCCCGCGACCAGATCACCGCGGCCAGCCCGTACTCCGTGGCGTTGGCGAGCCGGATCGCCTCATCGTCGTCGTCGAACGGGATGATCGTTCCCACCGGCCCGAAGATCTCCTCCCGGGCGATCCTGAGGTCGTTGGTCCCGACGAACAGCGTCGGCTCGACGAAGTAGCCCGGACGGTCGGGCGCCGTCCCGCCGGTGACCAGGTCGGCGCCCTGCTCCAGGCCCGCGCCGACGTAGCCCAGGACGCGGTCGCGCTGGGCCGCGTTGATGAGGCTGCCCATGGTCGTCCGGGCGTCGAACGGATCTCCGAGCCGCTGCCCGCGGGCCTGGGCGGCGAGCGCCTCCGCCACGTCATCGACGCGGCTGCGGTGCACCAGGACGCGGGTCCCGGCGGCGCAGGTCTGGCCGCTGTTGGCGAAGAGCGACGCGGCCGCGACGGGCGCCAGGGCCTCGACGTCGGCGTCCTTG carries:
- a CDS encoding alpha/beta fold hydrolase, producing MTTTSEAVRTWANWTEPEWVDVDGVRVGYRRKGSGPVLLYLHGAGLTRQWLPLYEELARSFDVVVPEHPGFGDTALPSHIRTFDDLVLHYDALVRDLGLDGEIHLVGHSMGGWLAADLAVTYPTRFATLTLMAPMGLRAPHSTPADPFRWSPEQADHHVFSGVAEKYLDFLVQEGGVEDYIHEYGESIPFARLTWNPRYDVRLEHRLARVQAPTRVIHFADDNFIPRELSARYAELVPGAGLVVLDGAGGEPASHVSIVQQPAAIAALIAEHAASPGR
- a CDS encoding APC family permease, producing the protein MPAIIFFVVAAVGPMSGMMGASALVFDAAGPGAPMVFVLMTIVYVLFVIGYSRMSHYVANAGGFVAYIARAFGEKAGSATAATSVLMYTTLLCSFYGIFGVLAQGALADVFHWNVKWYWCVFVTLALVSLLSYRGVDISLKFLTVLLVLEIIALGAVAVAIVVSGGGESGNSVAGFAPSHWLDGNLGVAMLWAAGVYVGIEATVVFSEEARDRRKTIPRAAYGAVISVGVFYVFVTWALSNAFGLGNIAHVAMTDPNGFIFEQAEDKIAHFWSVWLQIQVITSFFAVLLGLHNILARYFFSLGRAGLMPSALGRTHATTQNPHRASAAISVILGTVLILFTVCGADPYLVIYEWLIGLGTIALLVILALTSLSVPVFFRREQPGAHGLFATVISPIAAAACFVVITYMAIRHYDSFVGSQDNAAWLLLLIPVAAATGLGICLVRPRGVDFAARLD
- a CDS encoding LLM class flavin-dependent oxidoreductase; translation: MSLEFHLFNYGAYPDIPLYDEVENTSYIDLPNELFDPVRGKWYLDSYLDTLVFGEKLGFDGIHTTTQMGGPVGMTPSANLTAAYLAAKTERIKIGTLGPILNVFQNPMRAAEEIALLDQLSGGRLIVGLPMGHGMNYHSAATMNPAFARERYWEGHDLMRKAFMDPGPFEWQGEHFHVPYANLWPKPLQQPYPEVWIPAAGSKLTLEKCAEFHYTYQALFSPRRVLKRNVDTFRRASEKFGYTPGPDQVAAVVFIHVAETDAQARLEAEPHLLFLMQNINRSRQPDAFPPGHFSVESLRGFMTKGGYRDRDIGDMAFEEMTEEGWAIVGSPQTVVDKLGLLVDELGAGKLIHVADFGAMPNWLIRKSLTLMSEEVIPHFRGPGGRPVWAEADPRTAPTHAEYGALRTETKTPPKARIPDVGVVDVRTAHVEDLRKPLRA
- a CDS encoding IclR family transcriptional regulator; the protein is MTEIAQTADHALRILEELGEAGPLGPTELAQRLGLNRTVVHRLLKTLAARGFVSRQDNLYRPGPALARLAETIQPDLRAVAGPVMDRVAEASGETVVLHSLDGHEAVVLDQAVATRHVVQVSHRIGARHPLTVGASGRAILAFLPADAVARILKAEEEPAPVEKSLATVRRRGYAQSHDELQLGVHGIAVPLRAADGTAFASLAILVPTSRTHDLERRVPLLTSAAHDVESGYLTAI
- a CDS encoding TetR/AcrR family transcriptional regulator, whose amino-acid sequence is MARRSDHDDRRRQLGRAVWRVVRSQGVSALTVRRVGQEAGWTSGAVQYYFASRNALLEYAFQLVQQQTLDRLAAVAETAGDEEAARTAFHQVLPSSDEVRAEAEVWFSFLGLALGDPGLREVGRKGQRIVIDAIAAAVGRSQRAGVISRDLDPQMVAVEGIALADGLCVNAMYHPVRLKEGDVVGLFDRWLAALR
- a CDS encoding flavin reductase, giving the protein MPDHDAGAVATGVTATDFPTATAEKRAKWWRTVMGEYPTGVCIVSALDDSGRPQGLVVGTFSSVSMDPPLVAFMPMRSSRSYTAVAGCDRFRVSVLGAGHEELCRSFASAAPERRFDVGRWVTDEHGIPALEDAVAWFSCRRTRTIEAGDHDIVLAAVEDLGVGDGSAGMPMLFLKGGYGTFTMPRVDFDADRLGSHLRVADQMRGEVQRLAESIPALVTLCSLAQDRIVVLHASNLRAYEPQVLGVGTTFPFAAPLGVVFAAWGDDLRRAMWRRAGRDVELLDDDLVSTMLAEARERGYAVSLGPAMAERFDEIVSNPSKGQGELRRLWSDAAGDYAVLGGAADWPVAVSSIQVPIFGPDGVPNFALAVSRLPAGLTAGALDAIAARCRDVAAKLAKTIAEETT